The Phyllostomus discolor isolate MPI-MPIP mPhyDis1 chromosome 4, mPhyDis1.pri.v3, whole genome shotgun sequence genome window below encodes:
- the LOC114489982 gene encoding saoe class I histocompatibility antigen, C alpha chain-like isoform X2 → MRVRRSPSLLLLVQGALALTAARAGPHSLRYFDTAVSRPGRGEARFLEVGYVDGTEFVRFDNDAANPRVEPRVRWMEGPWVERVRRQYWDENTRNAEGTAQAFRGNLQTALRYYNQSADGSHTIQRMYGCDVGPDGTVLRGYSQFAYDGADYIALNEDLRSWTAADTAAQITRRKWEAADVAENERNYVHGRCRDSLLQYLERGKAALQRAEPPPQTNTIIIVVGVISSLVLLGAVAAAAVMWGRRCSGGKGGSYAQAASSDSAQGSDVSLTASKA, encoded by the exons ATGCGGGTCAGGCGGTCCCCGAGCCTcctgctgctggtccagggggCGCTGGCGCTGACCGCGGCCCGGGCGG GTCCGCACTCCCTGAGGTATTTCGACACCGCCGTGTCCCGGCCCGGCCGCGGGGAGGCGCGGTTCCTCGAAGTCGGCTACGTGGACGGCACGGAGTTCGTGCGGTTCGACAACGACGCCGCGAACCCGAGGGTGGAGCCGCGGGTGCGGTGGATGGAGGGGCCGTGGGTGGAGCGGGTGAGACGGCAGTACTGGGACGAGAACACGCGGAACGCCGAGGGAACCGCACAGGCTTTCCGAGGGAACCTGCAGACCGCCCTCCGCTACTACAACCAGAGCGCGGACG GGTCTCACACGATCCAGAGGATGTACGGCTGCGACGTGGGGCCGGACGGGACCGTCCTCCGCGGGTACAGTCAGTTCGCTTACGACGGCGCCGACTACATCGCCCTGAACGAGGACCTGCGCTCCTGGACCGCGGCCGACACCGCGGCTCAGATCACCCGGCGCAAGTGGGAGGCAGCGGATGTGGCGGAGAACGAGAGGAACTACGTGCACGGCCGGTGCAGGGACTCGCTCCTGCAGTACCTGGAGCGCGGGAAGGCGGCGCTGCAGCGCGCAG AGCCGCCTCCTCAGACCAACACCATCATCATCGTTGTGGGTGTCATCAGTAGCCTGGTCCTGCTTGGAGCTGTGGCGGCTGCAGCTGTGATGTGGGGGAGGAGGTGCTCAG gtgggaaaggagggagctaCGCTCAGGCTGCCA GCAGTGACAGTGCCCAGGGCTCGGATGTGTCTCTCACGGCTTCTAA agCGTGA
- the LOC114489982 gene encoding class I histocompatibility antigen, Gogo-B*0101 alpha chain-like isoform X1, which produces MRVRRSPSLLLLVQGALALTAARAGPHSLRYFDTAVSRPGRGEARFLEVGYVDGTEFVRFDNDAANPRVEPRVRWMEGPWVERVRRQYWDENTRNAEGTAQAFRGNLQTALRYYNQSADGSHTIQRMYGCDVGPDGTVLRGYSQFAYDGADYIALNEDLRSWTAADTAAQITRRKWEAADVAENERNYVHGRCRDSLLQYLERGKAALQRADPPQGQVTRHPTSEREATLRCWARGFYPADIALTWRRDGEDLTQDTELVETRPAGDGTFQTWAAVVVPRGEEQRYMCHVQHEGLREPLMLGWEPPPQTNTIIIVVGVISSLVLLGAVAAAAVMWGRRCSGGKGGSYAQAASSDSAQGSDVSLTASKA; this is translated from the exons ATGCGGGTCAGGCGGTCCCCGAGCCTcctgctgctggtccagggggCGCTGGCGCTGACCGCGGCCCGGGCGG GTCCGCACTCCCTGAGGTATTTCGACACCGCCGTGTCCCGGCCCGGCCGCGGGGAGGCGCGGTTCCTCGAAGTCGGCTACGTGGACGGCACGGAGTTCGTGCGGTTCGACAACGACGCCGCGAACCCGAGGGTGGAGCCGCGGGTGCGGTGGATGGAGGGGCCGTGGGTGGAGCGGGTGAGACGGCAGTACTGGGACGAGAACACGCGGAACGCCGAGGGAACCGCACAGGCTTTCCGAGGGAACCTGCAGACCGCCCTCCGCTACTACAACCAGAGCGCGGACG GGTCTCACACGATCCAGAGGATGTACGGCTGCGACGTGGGGCCGGACGGGACCGTCCTCCGCGGGTACAGTCAGTTCGCTTACGACGGCGCCGACTACATCGCCCTGAACGAGGACCTGCGCTCCTGGACCGCGGCCGACACCGCGGCTCAGATCACCCGGCGCAAGTGGGAGGCAGCGGATGTGGCGGAGAACGAGAGGAACTACGTGCACGGCCGGTGCAGGGACTCGCTCCTGCAGTACCTGGAGCGCGGGAAGGCGGCGCTGCAGCGCGCAG ACCCTCCACAGGGACAGGTGACCCGCCACCCCACCTCTGAGCGGGAGGccaccctgaggtgctgggcGCGGGGCTTCTACCCTGCGGACATCGCCCTGACCTGGCGGCGGGACggggaggacctgacccaggacaCGGAACTCGTGGAGACCAGGCCCGCGGGGGACGGGACCTTCCAGACGTGGGCGGCGGTGGTGGTTCCGCGTGGGGAAGAGCAGAGATACATGTGCCACGTGCAGCATGAGGGGCTGCGGGAGCCCCTGATGCTTGGATGGG AGCCGCCTCCTCAGACCAACACCATCATCATCGTTGTGGGTGTCATCAGTAGCCTGGTCCTGCTTGGAGCTGTGGCGGCTGCAGCTGTGATGTGGGGGAGGAGGTGCTCAG gtgggaaaggagggagctaCGCTCAGGCTGCCA GCAGTGACAGTGCCCAGGGCTCGGATGTGTCTCTCACGGCTTCTAA agCGTGA